A region from the Candidatus Electrothrix scaldis genome encodes:
- a CDS encoding PEP/pyruvate-binding domain-containing protein, translating to MNPGAFASHDPHFKIFHELMKFRVQEILLVSSPYDAYILEEDGSMASRIINEYHGLNLSRPPRITRTANAEQALELLRQQHFDLVVTMAHLNGMAGCEFAVKIREICPQIPVILLTHSVRDAINQTDFFQKPCFDNSYTWCCDSSIMLALVKNAEDQRNVDHDTEKAMVRVILLVEDSPLHRSILLPMLYEELVQQTLAVLDEGLNEQHRLLKMRARPKILTAASYEEAIALFSRYRPYIFSVMSDGRFPKNGEESDTAGFELLSEIRARVPDLPLLMLSSESGNREIAHKIPAVFIEKIPRSMGEELHNFFIHHLGFGDFIFRTPEGREVGRASTLYEFEQQLSTVPEESLLYHARCNHFSNWVMARAEVSLAARIHKDQLKEIKGCAAARCDLIAKVRSLRESRQQGVMTRFSTRDFDPEVTEFTRIGRGSVGGKARGIAFMASELHQARYKQAVFTENTVKIPQTCVIAASGFIDFINLNKLHADEQLTDKKIEQRFLAGTLPDWLLKDLRAYLEHIHYPLSVRSSSLLEDARYRPYAGLYHTCMLKNNATDFNERLEQLVYAVKRVYASTWFESPRAYSHSIGQTRVDAMAVIIQQAVGRPYGKFFYPAISGVAQSYNYYPLDPMQAEDGIVHLATGFGKTVVEGEQSLRFCPAYPRHMPQFSTVEDILNNAQRHFYCLPYHQKADPMSSLIMRQLEEAENEEAIQFLSSTYIPEEHRIRDSRVPGPKVLTFAPILKYDFYPLAALLKEVLTLGREGMGCEVEVEFAVDLADDPAKSTFYFLQIRPIVVGNEMEQLHITAEEKETAFLASQDALGYGRHDTMQDIVFVPPNSFDRTKTRSYAQIIGRINRVLHQQERPFLLIGPGRWGSADHWLGIPVQWRDISGVGAIVELQNEGVRAEASQGSHFFQNITSLGIPYLMVREEDKHDRIDWDWLLAQHKESEQGGVCHVRLEQPFTVKVDGKSNEAVGFVQDGEAAEK from the coding sequence ATGAATCCCGGTGCCTTTGCCAGCCACGATCCTCATTTTAAGATTTTCCATGAGTTAATGAAATTCAGGGTGCAGGAGATCCTGCTCGTTTCCAGCCCCTATGATGCTTATATCCTGGAGGAAGATGGTTCGATGGCGTCCCGGATTATCAATGAATATCATGGCCTGAACCTGTCCCGTCCTCCCCGCATCACCCGCACCGCCAATGCAGAACAGGCCCTGGAGCTTCTCAGGCAACAGCATTTCGATCTGGTGGTTACGATGGCCCATCTTAACGGTATGGCGGGCTGTGAGTTTGCTGTCAAGATCAGGGAAATCTGCCCGCAAATCCCGGTCATCCTGCTCACCCATTCTGTTCGGGATGCCATTAATCAGACTGATTTTTTTCAGAAACCCTGTTTTGATAATAGCTACACCTGGTGCTGTGATTCTTCCATCATGCTGGCCCTGGTTAAAAATGCCGAGGATCAGCGCAATGTAGATCATGACACGGAAAAGGCTATGGTCCGGGTGATCCTGCTGGTGGAGGACTCACCCTTGCACCGTTCCATCCTCCTGCCCATGCTCTACGAGGAACTGGTCCAGCAAACTCTGGCTGTGTTGGATGAGGGGCTCAATGAGCAACACCGCCTCCTCAAGATGCGGGCCCGGCCAAAAATCCTTACCGCAGCAAGTTATGAGGAGGCGATTGCCCTTTTTTCCCGTTACCGCCCTTATATCTTCTCTGTCATGTCTGATGGGCGCTTCCCCAAAAACGGGGAGGAATCCGATACAGCCGGTTTTGAACTCCTCAGTGAAATCCGCGCACGGGTTCCTGATCTTCCACTCCTCATGCTCAGTTCAGAATCCGGCAACAGAGAGATAGCCCATAAGATCCCGGCAGTCTTTATCGAAAAGATACCGAGATCTATGGGAGAAGAGCTCCATAATTTCTTCATCCATCATCTCGGTTTTGGCGATTTCATCTTTCGCACCCCAGAAGGAAGGGAGGTGGGCAGAGCATCAACCCTGTATGAGTTTGAGCAACAACTGAGCACTGTTCCTGAGGAATCCCTGCTCTACCATGCCCGCTGCAATCATTTCTCCAACTGGGTCATGGCCCGGGCAGAAGTCTCCTTAGCGGCCCGGATTCATAAAGATCAGCTCAAAGAAATCAAGGGCTGTGCGGCTGCACGTTGTGACCTTATTGCCAAGGTCCGCTCCCTGCGGGAATCCCGACAACAAGGGGTTATGACCCGCTTCTCCACCAGAGATTTTGACCCGGAGGTCACCGAATTCACCCGCATCGGCAGGGGTTCTGTGGGCGGAAAAGCACGTGGTATTGCCTTCATGGCCTCGGAGCTGCATCAGGCCCGTTATAAACAAGCCGTATTTACAGAAAACACCGTTAAAATTCCCCAGACCTGCGTTATTGCGGCCTCTGGTTTCATAGACTTTATCAACCTTAACAAACTACATGCAGATGAACAACTAACGGATAAGAAAATTGAGCAACGCTTCCTTGCCGGAACCCTGCCGGACTGGCTGCTCAAGGATTTGCGGGCCTATCTCGAACATATCCATTATCCCCTTTCTGTTCGTTCTTCCAGCCTGCTGGAAGATGCCCGTTACCGTCCCTATGCCGGGCTCTACCATACCTGCATGCTGAAAAATAATGCCACAGATTTTAATGAGCGTCTGGAGCAACTGGTGTATGCGGTGAAACGAGTTTACGCCTCAACCTGGTTTGAAAGTCCCAGGGCCTATTCCCATTCTATTGGTCAGACCAGAGTCGATGCAATGGCCGTGATCATTCAGCAGGCTGTGGGCAGGCCGTACGGAAAGTTCTTTTATCCGGCCATCTCCGGGGTGGCCCAATCCTATAATTATTATCCGCTTGACCCTATGCAGGCTGAAGACGGCATTGTCCATCTGGCAACCGGCTTCGGTAAAACCGTGGTTGAGGGCGAACAGAGCCTGCGCTTCTGTCCCGCCTATCCCCGGCACATGCCCCAGTTTTCCACGGTGGAAGATATCCTTAATAATGCCCAGCGTCATTTCTACTGCCTGCCATACCATCAAAAAGCTGACCCCATGAGCAGCCTGATAATGCGCCAGCTTGAGGAGGCGGAAAACGAGGAGGCAATCCAGTTTCTCTCCTCAACCTATATCCCGGAAGAACATCGGATCCGTGACAGCCGGGTTCCCGGCCCTAAGGTATTGACCTTTGCGCCCATCCTCAAATACGATTTTTACCCCTTGGCGGCCCTGCTCAAAGAGGTGCTGACCCTGGGACGAGAAGGTATGGGCTGCGAGGTGGAAGTGGAATTTGCTGTTGATCTGGCAGATGATCCTGCAAAATCAACCTTCTATTTCCTTCAGATCCGGCCCATCGTGGTGGGTAATGAGATGGAGCAGTTGCATATTACTGCGGAAGAAAAAGAGACGGCCTTTCTTGCCTCACAGGATGCCCTGGGCTATGGACGGCATGATACAATGCAGGATATCGTCTTTGTGCCACCAAACAGCTTTGATCGGACGAAGACCCGAAGCTATGCCCAGATTATCGGCAGGATCAACCGTGTCCTGCACCAGCAGGAACGTCCTTTTCTCCTGATCGGGCCGGGCCGCTGGGGCAGCGCTGATCATTGGCTGGGAATTCCCGTGCAATGGCGGGATATCTCCGGGGTTGGCGCTATTGTAGAGTTGCAAAACGAGGGCGTACGGGCCGAGGCCTCACAGGGATCACATTTCTTTCAAAACATCACCTCCCTGGGTATTCCCTATCTTATGGTTAGGGAAGAAGATAAGCATGATCGCATTGATTGGGATTGGCTGTTAGCGCAGCACAAAGAAAGTGAGCAAGGTGGGGTCTGTCATGTTCGCTTGGAGCAGCCCTTTACGGTCAAGGTGGACGGGAAGAGTAATGAGGCGGTGGGGTTTGTGCAGGATGGGGAAGCAGCAGAGAAGTAA
- the trpA gene encoding tryptophan synthase subunit alpha, which produces MNIQQDLQERLKKKPILLMTHLVLGYPSIAVNREVIRQMAENGVDCIELQIPFSEPMADGPVILKANQDALASGIRVEDSFAFAREMVEEFPQVHFFFMTYYNIVFRYGLNAFIDRAADIGMKGFIVPDLPPEEGQEYLRLAKEQDMAAIMFFTPTSTDERMAEVAGQGSGFVYCVARKGVTGKQTAMDDGLSQYLLRCRRATNLPLAVGFGISSREDVALLEGKGDMAVIGTATIKLVDEQGPEAVGPFIRSLAGE; this is translated from the coding sequence ATGAATATACAACAGGACTTACAAGAACGACTGAAAAAAAAGCCCATCCTCCTCATGACCCATCTGGTTCTGGGATACCCTTCCATAGCGGTCAACCGCGAGGTGATTCGCCAGATGGCGGAAAATGGGGTGGATTGCATTGAGCTCCAGATTCCCTTTTCCGAGCCTATGGCGGACGGGCCGGTGATCCTCAAGGCCAATCAGGATGCCCTTGCTTCCGGGATTCGGGTTGAGGACAGCTTTGCCTTTGCCAGGGAGATGGTGGAGGAGTTTCCCCAGGTTCATTTCTTTTTTATGACCTATTATAATATCGTGTTCCGGTACGGTCTGAACGCCTTTATTGACCGGGCAGCGGATATCGGGATGAAGGGCTTTATTGTGCCTGATCTGCCGCCGGAAGAGGGGCAGGAGTATCTCCGGTTAGCCAAGGAGCAGGATATGGCGGCCATTATGTTTTTCACCCCGACCTCAACAGACGAGCGCATGGCTGAGGTGGCAGGGCAGGGCAGTGGCTTTGTTTACTGCGTGGCCCGTAAGGGGGTGACGGGTAAACAGACCGCAATGGACGACGGTCTTTCGCAATATCTCCTGCGTTGCCGCCGGGCAACGAATTTGCCGCTGGCTGTAGGATTCGGTATCAGTAGCCGTGAAGATGTGGCCCTGCTGGAGGGCAAGGGGGATATGGCGGTTATCGGGACTGCGACGATTAAGTTGGTTGATGAGCAAGGGCCGGAAGCGGTGGGGCCGTTTATTCGGTCGCTGGCTGGGGAGTGA